The segment GGGCCATGCGCTGGCCAACAAGGGAAGGCTACCTGCGTACGCTCTTGGTCCCCTTTACGCACGGGCCGATAACCCCGTCCGGTCCCGAAAGAAGATGGAGCGGGCCAGTGGTCCTACCGTTCCGACGTCTCTCTACAAGCTGTCGCGGGATGGACTTCAGCGTGAATGGCATGAGCGTAGGAAGGCATTGGACGAAATCCCCGGGTGACACCTTCCAGCGGTGGACCCCACGTAGCCGTGATCGCCGAACCATTGCCTATCGCGAGCAGGCCAGTCTACCCGGTCTTCTTCTTCCCGCCCTTGCTGGCAGCTTTTCGCGCTGCTCGGGGCGCCGTCCGGGAAGCGGCGCGCTTCGTCGCGGCGCGTTTGGTCGGTCCTGAGGCCCGAGACCGGGGAACAGCGCGGAAGTCGAGCTGCATACCGATCGCGGCAACGTACTTCTCCAGCGTGGAGACGCGCACGTCGGAACCGGCCTCAAGGCGGCTGACGATTGAGGCGGACGTCTGCA is part of the Pseudomonadota bacterium genome and harbors:
- a CDS encoding helix-turn-helix domain-containing protein; protein product: MIDAEARQAFARELAKKRRSSGKTQTQVAALMQTSASIVSRLEAGSDVRVSTLEKYVAAIGMQLDFRAVPRSRASGPTKRAATKRAASRTAPRAARKAASKGGKKKTG